tcgatgtgcccatcttctctatttaaatctaattattactgaagggcaacatagtatacagacttcataatctttactcttttggttgaatgcagtatttatttccactttggctttatgttgtttagtttttttttcaagtgagttttttgttaatggagactgagaatccattttatttttggttgttttgtttattttgtttatcagctcaagtgttaagtgttcttttgaaaataaagtgtatctatctttgacaggaaatcgcatggattattatgtcatttccattaaatcagtgtaaaaaggtcttcaaacaatattatcgtttatcgcaataatttttgagacaattaatcgttgagcaaaatttgctatcgtgacaggcctatgtgttagccactctagcaccaagtacagctagtcaattaACCATCGTTGTGTTCAGGGAAGcactgattaataatcgagaaataaatatcaagcctggaaacttgatattgtaacggactgaatgttatgtttttaacataatctTTGCTGGTTTTGCGGGgtgcaggcggttgccacggtaacaggtgtgcttaaactacaaagagagagagagtaaaaaggtacgagtggttttgagttgatcacctgttcgggttattttatctttgtttacctttgctgtggcgcattacagccactgtagtttctaaacgttggactaattacctcgttcgtttgtgagtttacgtcattcacaacaaacatcaaatagaacaaatatatttcattaaattttaacaaacaaatggcttctaccgtggtaattatgtgaaattaaattaattatatcccaacttcagaagatttgcctttacctttacagagctctttggttcctcctatcagtctgtagcttctcatatttcagtcaacaaaccaaatttcagctctaccataactgactgacagctgctggcctcaggtttgcaaccagcttgtgactgagaaaccagtaacctgctcccagatgatgacatgaacttgttagttcctctgtccattgtagtagctgatatattgtgaaaatccggtagataTGATGCACTAATCCAGTCATgcttacatagaaacaacgaggctttgtttgtgagacttgcggtcacgtgggtcggtagTGGgaggagcttggtaaggtccattagcACACATCTTACCAGCATCTCAGGTAGGCAGCTTCTGCCTGGCTGCTGCAGCTATGTCACAGAACCTTGCTTTGTGCAACACTAATAACCATCCTCCCAGAACAATATTTAcagaagaaaccaaaaataaaagccgtataaaacagaaatagcctGCCGCAGTGCAAAAGTGACAACAGACATGATGTCAattcaacaaaaatgtgttttgagaaggtacataagaaaaataaataaataaataaaattaactcagCTACAGTCACACTGACCTCGTGTTTTTTGTCAGTGACAGTCTTGCATGAAAACCTCCCCGCTTCCCCACTTGCGACTGACATTTCCTCAGTGTGGCGCTAAGATTAATGAAGCTTAAAGGAACTGcctattcaaattcaaaaatactttattgcaCCCAACTGGAAATTAATGTTGTTGAAACTCATTTAATTAAAGACTTATTGCAGATGGTGATGGcagtgggcaggaaggatctcctgttgCAGTTTGTATTACAACATATTGAAGAAGCCTCCAATTTCTTGTCAGATAAGcgttttatgcattttttaaatcccaattagtaaaaaaaaaaaaaagctgcagcttgaTAAGATGTAATTATAATTCCAACATAATACTGTTGTTCCCATTGTTGTTTCTGTTAGTCAGAAAAACTGTATCAATGCACATGCTGAAATGAAATTAAggttgaaacgattaattgtgaAGAATtggttattaaaataattgtcaactaatttagtaattgattaattgttaactttagtacacagactcaaaaaaggccagGCGCTGAAAAAAAGAGTCAGAGCAACCAAAACTAAAACCTTTCATACATATGTAcactttgcatttaagattacaacgcctttgtttgtttgtttgtttttttctttgtcttttccatctACATTGACCTTTTGTGTAAataccatttttttgtttctcttctgacAGAATGCTGGACTGAGAAAGCTCTCAGGCGTTAAAGCTCCACCTGTTCAGGGCTGGAAGGTCACAGACAGGAGGAAAACCTCTTCATCCTCGTCCTCACTGTCCAGCTTTAACTCTAGCATATCTCAGTCCCCGGCTACAGGTACGCTAAATACTAAGCTCTCACTGGATGTTTGAAGAAAAGCACCAGGAAATGTAGCTGCTGCCTGGTTTCATTCTGACCCTGTCTCTAATCgaaaaccagaaattaaaagTCTGATCTATAGACTTTAACAATTAACAACTATTGttaatggttttgttttcaccATAGAACTAAATATCTTGAATACTTTGTAATGAAGTGGATGTAAGAATTctttttgaagttttgtttcttctttcttacAACAGGAAGAGATTTTAGAACTCTTCTGGacctgtttctatttttatttttttctgttttattttacagtaagCATGTTTTAAGAtgggtaaaattaaaaaaattccaaaagtagaaggaaaactggtatatttttattctagttCTGGGGGAGAAATTGGATTTGGTAGGTTAAAGCTTTAAAGAAGCTTTAATCTCACAGAATCTTGAGGTcgattctgtttttttatagcTTACACAGTTAAAAGTCCATCTTTtaactgtgtatttttttgtgtttttgtttccgCCTTTTGGCCAAAGCTCCTTTTGAAAACTAAGTTTTTAACCTGAATGGGTTTTAATgggttaaagaaaaaaaagtgcctCATCTCTCCCATCAGCAGTGATAAAATCTGTTAGtttaatcaaaactttttaatgaaaactgaatttgCTGTGGATCCGTTCTGTGTCCACCCAGGCAAAATGAACTCCTCCTTAAACCGAAGCGTGACCAACTCCACGCTGCACGCCCCCTCTGGCCCCGCCCCCAGCAGCGTCCGCAGGGAGCCGGGTCTGAGCAGACCTCGCCGGTCCACTCTCTCTGCCTCGGCAGAGCCACTTTCTTCCAGAACCGGCTTTCGCTCCCAGCCCACTCAGGCCAAAAAGCCTCCTGATGCGGAGCAAGCTAAAGCTGCCAGGTCCACACAGTTAAAGAGAGCCGAGTCCACACCAGTCCAACCAACCCCCCCAAAGAGAACCGGATCTGTCGGCGCCACCTGCTCAGTCCGGCTGCAGAGCGGAGTGAAGACCAGATCTAAACCCAGAGGATTGGTTCATCCAACCTCCAACATGGCCGACAATGCAGAAGGTGAGAACACATGCTGAGCTTTCAGGCTGATGTTTTATCAGTTATGAAATCTGATTTTACATCTTCTGCTAAAATTTTCTGTTCATATACAAATGTGGCAGATTATGGAAATTGTGAGGTAATTATTAATCTGGAATTTCCTCCTCAGGTGTATCCAAGGTGATGAAGCCAAAACGGCTGTCAACCAGCAGCACAGACAGGTACACCACATCCATGTTTTAAATCACCATTATGACTCTTGGGAGTCCTGATATTTTCATGCCTGGCttgtaaacaaaaatcaatCTGACATCATTCATTAATGTGTGCTGCTTTAGTTTTGGGGGCCTGATCGTtatgaaataaacaagaaaatttgAGAAAAGGTACAACTTCTAACCCAACTACAAGTAAACAATTCACATTCCACCCAAGCCTGAAAACGCTGGAAATGATTCTACATATTTAACGATTGCAAAGGGGCAGTATGGTGTATTTTCCAAGAATATAGTGTCAATAATGTAACTACAGTATGTTACCTcatgttgttataaaaatgctgtacataaTTCAGCAGCATACAAAACTACTTAGAGTAAGCAAGAAAGATTTCTGCTGATGTTGTATTAAGTAACTGAGAAACTGAGAAAGTTACAATATCTGTCTATAATTTCTGTATTGGAAATGAAAAAGTCGTATCAGGACATCCACATGACAAGCGCAGCAGGctcacagttccaccaggtgtttgctaatggctgctgctgctagtctggaggggCGGAGTGGGGAGGGGCGGGACTCTGTGAAGCGGGAGGCGGAGCTTTGTGAGGCCACGTATTAAGCCAccctgagtggttgccatggagattaaaggatttctcaaacatacatgaagGAATCAAGGCAATGCTCCAGATATGTTTGttatgaggaaataacattataacgtgatgtaaagctcacaaaagtttattttatatactATGCGTCCTTTAAAAGTTATTGATTCTaattctttttgcttttcttgaaGAATTAAATTACCTTAGTTGCTTGGAGTGATCAgattttctgaatgaaaaatagGAGTTTGctacctgctgcagtttttctatCAGCCCCGACTGTTATGTACATATGAGTGCAGGTTTTGGTTTGACTATTATTCAGTTaatatttaatagtttttctCTCACAGTCGTCCTCAGAAGCTGTCAGCTGGCTCTCTGATGCCCTCTGTTGGCAGCAGTAAGCTTCAGCAGGTGGCTGCACGGCACCCTTCTGCCCTACCCACCCCAGTTAAGCGCAGACCCTCCACCTTCCAGCCCCCCTCCAATCAGAACAGGACACTCAGGACGCCATTTAGGTCAGACTCCAGCATCCCTCGCACTCCGAGTTCAGCAGAGAAACAACAGAGGTGTAGGTGAGATGCTGGAAATATGTGAGAGCGGAGATGGCTACCTCATCCTCCAAAAAATCCGTCCtccaaaaaaaatcactgtacTGTTTGTGTGGTATTTTTCTGTAGCCCGGTTCCAAAACGCAAACAAGAGGAAGAGCCTGTTCATTGCCCTGACATCCAGGCTTTCTGTCTGGAAGAGGAGGAGCCTCCCGTCATCCTGCCTTCCATCAGTCCAGAgacaaagcaaacacaaaatacGGATCTTGGAGCGTCAACGGTGAGCGAAACGGTTCCCAATCCGGTGGAActggaggagacggaggagAGCGCAGCCACAACCCAAGAGGTTCGTTTATAACCCGAAGTCACAGGCTATTGTTTCTCCTCAATTTCCCTAGTTATGATTCAtatctaggcctgtcacgataacaaattttgctgaacgattaattgtctcaaaaattattgcgataaacgatagtattgtttgaagaccttttcatactgatttaatggaaatgacgtaataatgcaagCGATTTGttgccaaagatagatgcagtttattttcaaaaggacactaaacactggaactgataaacaaaataaacaaaacaaccaaaaacaaaaataaaatggattctcagtctccattaacaaaaaacgcacttgaataaaaactaaacataaagccaaagtggaaataaatacggcattcaaccaaaagagtgcagactatgaagtctgtatattatgttgcccttcagtaataattagatttaaatagagaagatgggcacatcgactacctgatgcaataattcacactacatgattttttgctcctatttttccccttacaacaatcttagaacgttggtctttctaagagtgtgtggtgtgttatggtagatcatcgttgttgccgctccgatctaaatcaggggttttccccgactgggagctttaagcagcctgttgaatgtaacaggtagccaatcagaaagcacggattctcctccgtgttttctgaggggaaattacagaggggaatcccaaacagctgacacagcgcaacccaagtccagcggacattggagatgatatgtggaaacaacattaatgtttattaaacatgcaaagaatatagacaggacaaggggaggagttggagcgaaattgctaccgcagttgataaacccgataacttttcagctgttcttcgttaacgtgacgtaaataggttataatgattttcattcagtcaggactgacactagccacatgcatggaccttaccaagctctgcccacaaccgacccacgtgaccgcaagtctcacaaacaaagcctagCAGCGCGTTGTTtatatgtaaacatgactcgattagtgcatcatttctaccggattttcacaatatatcagctactacaatggacagaggaactaacaagttcatgtcatcatctgggagcaggttactggtttctcagtcacaagctggttgcaaacctgaggccagcagctgtcagtcagttatggtagatctgaaatttggtttgttgactgaaatatgagaagctacagactgataggaggaaccaaagagctctgtaaaggtaaaggcaaatcttctgaagttgggatataattaatttaatttcacataattatcgtggtagaagccatttgtttgttaaaatttaatgaaatatatttgttctatgtgatgtttgttgtgaatgacgtaaactcacaaaagaacgaggtaattagtccaacgtttagaaactacagtggctgtaatgcgccacagcaaaggtaaacaaagataaaataacccgaacaggtgatcaactcaaaaccactcctacctttttactctctctctctttgtagtttaagcacacctgttaccgtggcaaccgcctgcgccctgaaagacgagcaaagattacgttaaaaacataacattcagttcgttacgatatcaagtttccaggcttgatatttatttctcggttattaatcagcgcttccctgaacacagtgatggttgattgactagctgtacttggtgctagagtggctaacacgagtaacagtttagtccaaagacttttctgctaaaataaaatctttagtgtatgtcagatacagataCATtggatattgatctgtttagctaacgtaagactgtgtagcagacaggcttcaaggtgtagaagttgtatcagttctgtctttatgctgtacttagctaacgggaagctaagtgtgtttgtgagacggccacgcacgtgaccacgtaaaattagcatcagccaatgaaaagcggcccctctggtgagatccattgcaggtagattgtagtaaagcattgattaatgcctggttttaaaattagttcactggacttgtagccattatttcgtcctcattgttggacaccacacggcaggatcGAACCCAATCGaacagttatacctaggatttctgtcggctaatgtgtggtctgtcaggttttgaaaatgggccgacagtTCTAAGATcctgtcgtgtgcgctgggctttacactaaggaaatgaggaagggggggtcagtggagagcaccggagttgagcctttttcattcagtgtcattaacagaaagagaaaaaggccggaagagacgataatgccgataattaaaatgacgtcgatagttttaatttattgtacgattaattgatttatcgtttatcgcgacaggcctattcaTATCTATAGCAAAAAAACCAGGGGTAATTCAAGTCTGTTCCAAAATGATTTCTAATATACAGCCTTGTGTGAAATTACTGTTCTCTAGGCATGTCACAATGgcaaattttccagaaattatGGCGACAAACAACTTAGGTTAAAACGTTTGGGAAACAGAACTGATGAGCTGTTGTAACAGAATCAAACACACAGTTCAATATTTCAGAGGGAAACAGAGGCCCTCTACCTTTAGATTTCAGGAATTCTGTCATGACAGTGTCGACTAGTTTAGCTCCAGAAATTATAAGAACTGTAAGAAGTGTTAAAAATGTGATCTCTTGAAGACTTTCCTTAAGCCCATGATGGCATCTGCTGTTAAAATAAGAATTGTTACCCCAGTCACCACTGTCCTTGTTTTAACAGACcagttatttttacttattttagtaAATGAGTTTTAAAAGATTGGAAACATTGGAAATCCTTTCAAAGCATTTAAGATTGAAAATCCTCCACTAAGGCTGGATGGAGCTCCAGTCCTCCATCTACTCCTTGTAAATAAACCTCATGAGAGTTTTAACGCCTCAGGTTCTCCTGCTGGATCTGCCTCCTCCGAGCCTTCAGCCCCAAGAGAAGCTCCTCATCGATCTGGCCAATACACCTGACCTGATCCGCACCAGCAGCAAGAGCTGCACCACCACCCAGGTAACCCAGTTCAGTCTGACCATTTGGTTCACTGAGCTTCAGTGATTCTGATTGTCCACCTTTAGGTCAACTAGATTTGTACAGCACCAGTCATGCATGAGTTAATTCAATGTGCATCAACTGAATCCTTCATGAAATTTGAAATTGGAAGAAGCTAACGGCAAATAGTTGCCTCAGTTGGTTAATATAATGAACTGAAATGGTAATGATGAAAATGTGCAGGgtattttctttaatctttCTGCAGTGCTCAATGTCATTAGTCACAATATTTTACTTCCACAATAATTATCTCAATAACAACACCgggttacaaaaaataatttttggaaGTTGTCCATGTTTTTTCAACAGGATTATTTTGCACCGTTGAATCCAAAAGTGACATCCATTTTTCCCAATcagttcaggtttttattctaattttatttagagaaatctgatcttctgactaaattgatgacatttttgtgacattatcattCATTGAtcagattctcaggaaaccgATCCAGATGAGAGAACAAGTCATGcatttgatgctcatgttgctccatagctcagaaagttgacctgattgagcaaaaccaatgtgatttttggattcaaCTCATCAAAATGACCCTAAAACGGTTGAAAAACCCCAGACAAGTTTTTGCCTGTTGACCAGTGGAATTAGTCAGGATGAATGGATGCAGGTTTCACAAAGCTAATTCAAATTTTTCTagggcttgtttttttttttctttagtgatatattatatatatatatatactatatatatataaaattttatatttatgttaaaattttatgattCCTAATTATGAGTGATCTAATAGTCTACCCTGAATccataaaaaaacatggaatGCACATTTCCAAGGAGTGAATTGGGATTTCCTTATAAATGGAATTCAACCAGCATTTCAAAGATCTCATTTATAAAGTGAAGGGTAGCTAACACCACAGGCAAATGCAACTCAAACTTGTTTTTTCAGGGGGGTTTCTCGCCCCCGCTTCAATGTGACCCATATCTGACTTTTTTA
Above is a window of Xiphophorus hellerii strain 12219 chromosome 2, Xiphophorus_hellerii-4.1, whole genome shotgun sequence DNA encoding:
- the gtse1 gene encoding G2 and S phase-expressed protein 1 isoform X1, producing the protein MNRGARNLCFLQDEKFDFNVSLSPVSSKGEEEDDDEVFVGHTKQCVSTDVSSQPEEGGGDVQAVWTPLTADQLEAVCEEAHRLASQLQCREPHVQNTNTTHTASDVDMNSMATTEEFIQDTEVKLGLLDHTASSLSPIKRQTFCVQDSPLRQLPPAVQHHLLRGSSSSRASSSRPAARLVTSSPMVGARPQARPALLGKTALGAATALPSKPVAPAGSRSASSSGAEKTRLQPPSRTAGVLKRSPSCRLRNKAGSSEDLLSDSVSMASDTSDCSFNSSLLGKRSLVPPSKNAGLRKLSGVKAPPVQGWKVTDRRKTSSSSSSLSSFNSSISQSPATGKMNSSLNRSVTNSTLHAPSGPAPSSVRREPGLSRPRRSTLSASAEPLSSRTGFRSQPTQAKKPPDAEQAKAARSTQLKRAESTPVQPTPPKRTGSVGATCSVRLQSGVKTRSKPRGLVHPTSNMADNAEGVSKVMKPKRLSTSSTDSRPQKLSAGSLMPSVGSSKLQQVAARHPSALPTPVKRRPSTFQPPSNQNRTLRTPFRSDSSIPRTPSSAEKQQRCSPVPKRKQEEEPVHCPDIQAFCLEEEEPPVILPSISPETKQTQNTDLGASTVSETVPNPVELEETEESAATTQEVLLLDLPPPSLQPQEKLLIDLANTPDLIRTSSKSCTTTQLIDLSSPLIKWSPEDKKENSALLINLSF
- the gtse1 gene encoding G2 and S phase-expressed protein 1 isoform X3 — protein: MNRGARNLCFLQDEKFDFNVSLSPVSSKGEEEDDDEVFVGHTKQCVSTDVSSQPEEGGGDVQAVWTPLTADQLEAVCEEAHRLASQLQCREPHVQNTNTTHTASDVDMNSMATTEEFIQDTEVKLGLLDHTASSLSPIKRQTFCVQDSPLRQLPPAVQHHLLRGSSSSRASSSRPAARLVTSSPMVGARPQARPALLGKTALGAATALPSKPVAPAGSRSASSSGAEKTRLQPPSRTAGVLKRSPSCRLRNKAGSSEDLLSDSVSMASDTSDCSFNSSLLGKRSLVPPSKNAGLRKLSGVKAPPVQGWKVTDRRKTSSSSSSLSSFNSSISQSPATGKMNSSLNRSVTNSTLHAPSGPAPSSVRREPGLSRPRRSTLSASAEPLSSRTGFRSQPTQAKKPPDAEQAKAARSTQLKRAESTPVQPTPPKRTGSVGATCSVRLQSGVKTRSKPRGLVHPTSNMADNAEGVSKVMKPKRLSTSSTDSRPQKLSAGSLMPSVGSSKLQQVAARHPSALPTPVKRRPSTFQPPSNQNRTLRTPFRSDSSIPRTPSSAEKQQRCSPVPKRKQEEEPVHCPDIQAFCLEEEEPPVILPSISPETKQTQNTDLGASTVSETVPNPVELEETEESAATTQEVLLLDLPPPSLQPQEKLLIDLANTPDLIRTSSKSCTTTQDYFAPLNPKVTSIFPNQFRFLF
- the gtse1 gene encoding G2 and S phase-expressed protein 1 isoform X2 translates to MNRGARNLCFLQDEKFDFNVSLSPVSSKGEEEDDDEVFVGHTKQCVSTDVSSQPEEGGGDVQAVWTPLTADQLEAVCEEAHRLASQLQCREPHVQNTNTTHTASDVDMNSMATTEEFIQDTEVKLGLLDHTASSLSPIKRQTFCVQDSPLRQLPPAVQHHLLRGSSSSRASSSRPAARLVTSSPMVGARPQARPALLGKTALGAATALPSKPVAPAGSRSASSSGAEKTRLQPPSRTAGVLKRSPSCRLRNKAGSSEDLLSDSVSMASDTSDCSFNSSLLGKRSLVPPSKNAGLRKLSGVKAPPVQGWKVTDRRKTSSSSSSLSSFNSSISQSPATGKMNSSLNRSVTNSTLHAPSGPAPSSVRREPGLSRPRRSTLSASAEPLSSRTGFRSQPTQAKKPPDAEQAKAARSTQLKRAESTPVQPTPPKRTGSVGATCSVRLQSGVKTRSKPRGLVHPTSNMADNAEGVSKVMKPKRLSTSSTDSRPQKLSAGSLMPSVGSSKLQQVAARHPSALPTPVKRRPSTFQPPSNQNRTLRTPFRSDSSIPRTPSSAEKQQSPVPKRKQEEEPVHCPDIQAFCLEEEEPPVILPSISPETKQTQNTDLGASTVSETVPNPVELEETEESAATTQEVLLLDLPPPSLQPQEKLLIDLANTPDLIRTSSKSCTTTQLIDLSSPLIKWSPEDKKENSALLINLSF